Genomic DNA from Leptotrichia sp. oral taxon 215 str. W9775:
ATATAGTGAAAATTATGGTAACCCATCTTCAACCCATAAACTTGGTCAAAAAGCAAGGGCGGCAATAGAAACTGCTAGAAGTATGATTGCAGGATATATTGGAGTGGAGAGCAAGGAAATTATATTTACATCAGGAGGGGCTGAAGGAAATAACCTTGCAATAAGGGGAGCATTAAATGCTTATAGTTCCAAGGGAAAGCACATTATAACTTCAAAGATAGAACACTCAACTGTTTTAAAGACGTGTCAGCAGCTTGAAAATGAAGGATATGAAGTGACATATATAGATGTTGATGAAAATGGTGTTATAAACCTTGAACAGCTGAAAAATTCAATAAGAAAAGACACTGTAATTGTGTCAATAATGTATGCAAATAATGAAACAGGAGTGAAACAGCCAATAGAAGAAATAGGACAAATACTGGAAAACACAGATATAATATTTCATACAGATGCAGTTCAGGCAATGTGTAAGGAAAAGATATTTCCAAAGGATTTGAAAATAGGTGCGATGACTGTGACAGCACATAAATTTTATGGGCCGAAGGGAGCGGGATTTGTCTATCTTGATAAAAAGTTTCAGGTTGAAAAGGAAATATGGGGAGGATCTCAGGAAAGAAACCGACGGGCTGGAACAGAAAATCTTCAGGGAATTTTAGGACTGGGAACTGCAATGGAAGAAGCATATGAAAATATGGATAAAATAGAGGCAATGGAAGAAGAGATACACGAATATCTGGAAAGACGTCTTAAAAATGAAATAGAAGATATAAAAATTAATGGAGAAAAATCGCCAAGATTAAAAACAATTACAAATTTATGTCTGAAAGGCTGTGATATACAGACTCTTTTAATTGCACTTGATTTAAGGGGAATATGTGTGAGCGGCGGTTCGGCATGCATGTCTGGAGCACATGAAGATTCTCATGTTTTAAAGGAAATGGGATTAAACAGTGAGGAATTGAAAAGTTCTTTTAGAATAAGTATTGGAAAGGATACGACAATTGAAGAAATTGACTATTTTGTAGAAAATCTAAAGGAAATTGCAAAAATAGAAAGAGGTATATAGTCTGGAACGTAAAAAAATATATAGTTGAGGCGTATCTGACAACACAAAATTAATTTAGCAAAATTATATACAGGAAATTTTAATTAATTGGAAATAGGGGAAGATAGATGCATAATGAAAAAAGGAAATATAAATTTCTATGTGTAAGTGATATTGAAATCTTAAGAAATATGGAGGAAAAATTTCTTAAGGAAAAGTTTGGAGATATTGATTTTATCATGTCTGCAGGAGATGTTTCAAACTATTATCTTGATTATCTGGTTTCTACACTGAATAAGGATCTTATATGTGTAAATGGAAACCATGTTTACAATAGGGATTATCCAATAGAGTTTGCAAAGGTTATAGATGGAAAATGTATAAAATACAAAGGCTTGAGAATACTTGGGCTTGATGGATGTAAGGTTTATTCATTTAAGGAACATCAGTATACAGAAAAACAGATGAAATTAAAAATATTAAAGAACATATTTTTTCTTATAAAGGGAGTGGACATAGTTTTAACTCATGCACCTGTTGAAGGGATTCATGATGTAAACGACGGAGTCCATAATGGATTTAAGGTATTTCATGAAGTTATAAAATATTTTAAGCCTAAACTTTGGATACATGGCCATATCCATTTATCGAATTTCATGAATTATCAGGATACGGAAGTAGGAGAAACTATTGTATCCAACACTTTCGGATATAGAATATTTACGATTGAAAAATAAATAATTGGAGGAAAAATGGATAGCAGGAATTTAATATATTTTTCAGAGGCACAGTCTGCTTATAAAAAATTTTTGAAATCATCCAGAGGAATTCTGGGATTGAATTTTAAAAAACAGGAAAATCTGAAATCCTTTGCTGAAGTACAGAAGGAAGAAAATGCCTATAACAGCGTAAATTTGGGGATAAAGGAAATTCCATTAGGGAAAATAGTTGGAAGTGTTGAAAAATATTCGTATTTTGATAAAAATTTTGTTCCTAAAAATAATATTGTAAAACAAAGATGGATAAGTATTTACACAGCATACATGGCGGAAACAATGCTCCCACCCGTTATTCTTTATAAAATAAAAGATGACTATTATGTATATGATGGAAATCACAGGGTTTCTGTAGCTAAATTTTTGAATTTTGCTTCAATTGAAGCTGAAGTTGAAGAATTTTTACCTACTAAAGATACAAAGGATAAGGTAATTTACCGTGAACATATGTTTTTTGAAAAGGAAACAGGAATTGAAGGGATAATATTGTCAGAACCAATAAAATATAAGTATTTACGTGAAGAAATAGAAAGTTATACTAATCTTTTAAGTAAAAGAAGAAATAAGGAATTTACTTTAAAAGAGGGTGCGGCAAAGTGGTATAAGGAAGTATTTTTACCAATAAAAGTTTTACTGGAAGAAAATAATACAGCAGAAAGTCAGAAAAATAATATAAATGATGTATTTATGTTTTTGTTGGATCATAAATATTATCTGAGTAAAAATGAAGGAAAAAATAAAGGGTATCTTTACAGTACAATAGATTTTATAAATCTTGTGAAAACGAATGGGAATAGAAATTTGCACGACATATGCAAAATTGAAACGCAGGAAGCCATTGATAAGTATATAAAACTGGCGGTACTGGATGAAGAACTGATAGATCCGGAATTTCAGCAGAAAAAAGAAAAAAAGGAACTTTTAAAGAAGGAAATATCAGAATATATTTCTGAAGCTCTGGAAAAACTTCCTGTAAGATATTCAGAATATTTATCTGGGACAGATAATCAGGAAGATATTTTTACAGAATATATTTTAGAATATATGAAAATTTTAAATAAGGGAAAAAAACTGGAAATATTAAATACAGGAAGTGGACAGCAGGAACTGGAAGATAAAACGGAAAGTACTGATTTCCATGCAGAAAAGAAAATATCAGTATTAAACTATATTCTTGAAATATTTTTACCAATTACAGAAATTTTAATGTGGATAAATGAAGAAAATGTATTTTCACCAAGAGAGTACGGAAATCTTCAGAATGAATTTTTCCATTTGCTAAGATTAAAAAAGATTCTTTTATCAGAAGGAAAAAGTGCAAAATATGAAAATATAATGGCAGAAAATATAAAAATTGCTGTTGATACTAAAAATATGGATATGCTTTATGGAGTGAAAAAACTTCTTGTGAAGGAAAAGGAAAAAGAATTTTTAAAGAATTTGGAAGATGCTGAAAAATTTAAAAAATTACTTGAAAAATATGGAGAAATAAAAAGATATGAAACATATACTGATTTTTTTATAATGCTTGATAACTATGGAGAAAAGAAGTTTATAACTAGTATTGAAAAGGATTTGGAAGAATTTTACAGTTTTGATGAAATTATAAATGAATATAAGACACAGGAAGTAATGCACATGGAAAGAAATACAATTCTGAAAAATAGTTACGAAAAAAATTCGCAGGAAAGATACGAATATGGATTTATTGATTTTTTCATAATGAAAAATTTAGGAGAAATTTAAATGGAAGGATGGCCGGAATGAAAATAAAAGCTATATTTATGGATATGGATGGAACTCTTTTGAAAAGTGACCATACAATGTCAGATAAATTAAAGGAAAAATTAATAGAACTTGATAAAAATGGAGTGAAAATATTTATTTCAACGGGTAGAATGTACGCCGCAGCACTTCCATACCTGAAACAGCTGGGGATAACAACTCCAGTTATAACATATAATGGTGGAAAAATAGTGGATCCTTCCACATCGGAAACACTTTATGAAAATCCTGTTACAGCTGAAACAGTAAAAAGGGTAATTGAAGTGTCAAGGGAAACAGGAATACACTTAAATCTTTACTCAGATGATAAGCTTTATGTGGAAAATGAAACTCCGGAAGGAAAGGCATATGCTGAGAAAACAGGACTGAAATATGTTCTTGTTAATTTTGATGAATTTATTGGAAAAACTTCAACAAAGGCACTATTTCTTGGAGAAAATGAAAAGCTGGTAAAATTGAAGGAAGAACTTGAAAGGGAGTTACCTCAGTCAATTTTTGTTTTTTCACAGCCTACATATCTGGAAGTGCTGAACAAAGGTGTGAGTAAAGGAAAAGCTGTAAAAGAACTGATGAATAAATACGGATTTTCAGAAGATGAAGTTATGACCTTTGGAGACCAGTGGAATGATTTTGACATGCTTAAACTGGTAAAATATGGATATCTTATGGGAAATGCTTCAGAAGATCTTAAAAAGGAATTTACGGAAGACAGGATAACTTTATCAAATGATGATGAAGGAATCTATCATATAATAAAAGATATTTTATAAAAAACAGGTGGTGCAATGGAAAAGAAAATAGCACACTTAAAGCTGCATACGGAATATTCCCTTCTTGAAGGAGTAGGGAAAATAGAAGAATACATAGAAAAAGCCGGAAAGCTGGGCATAGACACTCTTGCAATAACGGATACTGCAATGTTTGGAGTAATAGAATTTTATAAAAAGTGTAAGAAATCCGGAATAAAACCTATTATCGGGCTGGAAGTATTTCTAGATGGAATAATATCGGAAGGTGAGTATTCACTGACTCTTCTGGCAAAAAATAAAAATGGATACAGGAATTTATGTAAGTTATCTTCAATTTCATACAGCCGTTTTAACAGAAGAAGAAATAAAATAAAATATGAAGAACTGCTGGAATACAGTTCAGATTTATTTATTTTATCGGGAGGAATACACGGTGAAATTGTTGATGGGTTAAGCCGGTATAAATATCCTGAAGCAAAAAAAGTTGCAATGAAACTGCATAAGGATTTCATGGAAAATTTTTATATTGAAGTGCCTGCTGCTATGAGGCTTGAAACAGTGAGAAAATCACTATTTGAAATGATAAGGGAAACAGGAATAAATTATATAATAAATAACGACGTCTATTATCCTGAAAACGGAGAAGCAATACTTCAGAAAATACTTTCTTCCATAAAGGAAGGAAACAGGATAGAAGCAGACCGTTATGAAATATTATATGATGATTTGTATTTGAAATCCTATGATCAGATGAAACAGAATTTTTTAAATTTTGAAGATGAGTTATTTGATAAAGGAATTGAAAATATTAATTATGTTGTAGAAAATTGTAATGTTGATTTTGAGTTTGATAACTTCAAGTTTCCAAAATATGAACTTCCTGAAGGAACAAGTGAAGAACAGTATATAAGAAAGCTGGTATATGAAGGGGCAGCTTTAAAGTATATGGGAAAACGTATTGAGGAAGATGCTGATAATGTAATAGAGGAAAACGAAAAAAAAATAAAGAAAGAACTGGAAGATAATGGCTTTAAGCAGGTAATCGAAAGACTGGAATATGAACTTCAGATAATAAATAATATGGGATATAACGGTTATTTTATAATTGTCTGGGATTTTATAAGATTTGCAAAAAATGCTGGAGTATTTGTAGGTCCTGGAAGGGGTTCTGCCGCTGGAAGTCTTGTTTCTTATGTTCTTGATATAACAGAAATAGATCCCTTGAAGTATAATCTGATTTTTGAAAGATTTTTAAATCCTGAAAGAATTTCAATGCCGGATATAGATATAGATTTCGATCAGGAACAGAGGGAAATTGTCATTGAATATGTTCTTAAAAAGTATGGTTCACAGCATGTGGCACATATAATAACCTTTGGTACACTGAAGGCGAGGGCTGCAATAAGAGATGTTGGAAGGGTTCTTAATATAAACCTGAAAAAAGTCGATGTGGTGGCAAAAAATATACCATTTAACATGGATTTAGAAGATTCCCTTAACAATATTGAAGTTTTGAGAAATCTTTACAATGAAGACAATGAAGTAAAAACGATGATAGACTATTCCAGGAAAATTGAAGGAAGGGTGCGTCATGCTTCGGTACACGCCGCCGGAATGGTAATTTCAAAAGAAATACTGGATGATGAAATACCAACTTATTCTGACGGGAAGACAGCTGTCCCTTCTACCCAGTATCAAATGAAGGAACTGGAAGACCTCGGTATTTTAAAGATTGATTTTCTAGGACTGAAAAACCTTACAATTTTGAGGAAAACAGTAGAAAATATTGAAAAAACTACAAATAAAAGAATAAGCCTCGGTTCCATAGAACTTGATAATGAAAAGGCTTATAAGCTTCTTTCAAAGGCAGACACCCTGGGAATATTTCAATGTGAATCGCATGGAATAAGACAGCTTATGAAGAGGTTAAAAATAGAAAAATTTGATGATATAACGGCATTACTTTCCCTTTATCGTCCAGGGCCTCTTCAAAGCGGTATGGTGGATGATTTTATAGCTTCTAAAAACAAGGATAAGGAAATAAAATATCCTCATGATTCCTTGAAGGAGATTCTGGAAGAAACATATGGAGTTATACTCTATCAGGAACAGGTAATGAAAATAGTGAGTAAAATGGCAGACTATTCCCTGGGGGAAGCTGACGAACTTAGAAGGGCAATCGGGAAAAAAATTCCTCAAATAATAGAACAGAACAGGGAAAAGTTTGTAAGAAAATCTGTAGAAAAAGGAATTGCTGAAAAAAAGGCAAATGAAATTTATGATTTAATTGACAAATTTGGTGGATATGGATTTAACAAGTCGCATTCAGCGGCATATGCACTTGTGGTTTACTGGACTGCTTATTTTAAGGCAAATTATCCTGTAGAATTTATGGCAGCAGTCATGTCTACTGAAATGTATAATATTGACAGGCTTTCCCTCTTTATAAATGAAGCGAGGGAAAAGGATATTGAAATTCTGGTGCCGGATGTAAGCCTTTCTGACGCGGAATTTAAAGTGGAAGGAAATGGCATAAGATTTGGTCTGACGGCAATTAAAGGAATAGGAAGAAATTTTGTCATGGATATTATGGAGGAAAGAAGGGAACCTTTTGTATCCTATGAAGATTTTGTGTATAGAATGAAGCAGTATGGGCTAAATAGAAAACAGCTTGAATCTCTTGTACTTTCAGGGAGTCTGGATAAATTTCCGGGCAACAGGCAGGAAAAATTTCTGTCAATTGACAAAACTTTAGAATGGGCTATAAAAAAATATGAAGCCGAGGAGGATCTTCAATTAATTCTTTTTGGAGGGAAAAGCGAAAGGATAAGGGAATTCAGTTTGACGAAAACAGAAGAATTTCCACAGAATTTAATGCTGAAATATGAAAAGGAATATTTAGGCATATATGTTTCTGCACATCCTCTGTCTTCAAAAAAGGCACTTCTGGAAATGATAGAACATATGAAGATTTCTGACCTTGAAAGATCGAGAAATAGAAGAAAAATAGGAAA
This window encodes:
- a CDS encoding cysteine desulfurase family protein, whose protein sequence is MKLVYLDNAASTKISSGVLEKMMESYSENYGNPSSTHKLGQKARAAIETARSMIAGYIGVESKEIIFTSGGAEGNNLAIRGALNAYSSKGKHIITSKIEHSTVLKTCQQLENEGYEVTYIDVDENGVINLEQLKNSIRKDTVIVSIMYANNETGVKQPIEEIGQILENTDIIFHTDAVQAMCKEKIFPKDLKIGAMTVTAHKFYGPKGAGFVYLDKKFQVEKEIWGGSQERNRRAGTENLQGILGLGTAMEEAYENMDKIEAMEEEIHEYLERRLKNEIEDIKINGEKSPRLKTITNLCLKGCDIQTLLIALDLRGICVSGGSACMSGAHEDSHVLKEMGLNSEELKSSFRISIGKDTTIEEIDYFVENLKEIAKIERGI
- the dnaE gene encoding DNA polymerase III subunit alpha, whose translation is MEKKIAHLKLHTEYSLLEGVGKIEEYIEKAGKLGIDTLAITDTAMFGVIEFYKKCKKSGIKPIIGLEVFLDGIISEGEYSLTLLAKNKNGYRNLCKLSSISYSRFNRRRNKIKYEELLEYSSDLFILSGGIHGEIVDGLSRYKYPEAKKVAMKLHKDFMENFYIEVPAAMRLETVRKSLFEMIRETGINYIINNDVYYPENGEAILQKILSSIKEGNRIEADRYEILYDDLYLKSYDQMKQNFLNFEDELFDKGIENINYVVENCNVDFEFDNFKFPKYELPEGTSEEQYIRKLVYEGAALKYMGKRIEEDADNVIEENEKKIKKELEDNGFKQVIERLEYELQIINNMGYNGYFIIVWDFIRFAKNAGVFVGPGRGSAAGSLVSYVLDITEIDPLKYNLIFERFLNPERISMPDIDIDFDQEQREIVIEYVLKKYGSQHVAHIITFGTLKARAAIRDVGRVLNINLKKVDVVAKNIPFNMDLEDSLNNIEVLRNLYNEDNEVKTMIDYSRKIEGRVRHASVHAAGMVISKEILDDEIPTYSDGKTAVPSTQYQMKELEDLGILKIDFLGLKNLTILRKTVENIEKTTNKRISLGSIELDNEKAYKLLSKADTLGIFQCESHGIRQLMKRLKIEKFDDITALLSLYRPGPLQSGMVDDFIASKNKDKEIKYPHDSLKEILEETYGVILYQEQVMKIVSKMADYSLGEADELRRAIGKKIPQIIEQNREKFVRKSVEKGIAEKKANEIYDLIDKFGGYGFNKSHSAAYALVVYWTAYFKANYPVEFMAAVMSTEMYNIDRLSLFINEAREKDIEILVPDVSLSDAEFKVEGNGIRFGLTAIKGIGRNFVMDIMEERREPFVSYEDFVYRMKQYGLNRKQLESLVLSGSLDKFPGNRQEKFLSIDKTLEWAIKKYEAEEDLQLILFGGKSERIREFSLTKTEEFPQNLMLKYEKEYLGIYVSAHPLSSKKALLEMIEHMKISDLERSRNRRKIGKFTKIRLIGIMKNLNKLVAKNSGEPMVKFELEDFTGTVEIICFPRDFVKFGYKIFEDGIAMVEGHLNQEGNRYSVVLSHINALDELDENKFLNLYVLIDDESRENIVELKKLILENRGENKVLLAMATDEKKEIIKLSSKYNVNLSRKFMRKLAGLVGIKKIKIR
- a CDS encoding metallophosphoesterase; this translates as MHNEKRKYKFLCVSDIEILRNMEEKFLKEKFGDIDFIMSAGDVSNYYLDYLVSTLNKDLICVNGNHVYNRDYPIEFAKVIDGKCIKYKGLRILGLDGCKVYSFKEHQYTEKQMKLKILKNIFFLIKGVDIVLTHAPVEGIHDVNDGVHNGFKVFHEVIKYFKPKLWIHGHIHLSNFMNYQDTEVGETIVSNTFGYRIFTIEK
- a CDS encoding Cof-type HAD-IIB family hydrolase, yielding MKIKAIFMDMDGTLLKSDHTMSDKLKEKLIELDKNGVKIFISTGRMYAAALPYLKQLGITTPVITYNGGKIVDPSTSETLYENPVTAETVKRVIEVSRETGIHLNLYSDDKLYVENETPEGKAYAEKTGLKYVLVNFDEFIGKTSTKALFLGENEKLVKLKEELERELPQSIFVFSQPTYLEVLNKGVSKGKAVKELMNKYGFSEDEVMTFGDQWNDFDMLKLVKYGYLMGNASEDLKKEFTEDRITLSNDDEGIYHIIKDIL
- a CDS encoding DUF4032 domain-containing protein; its protein translation is MDSRNLIYFSEAQSAYKKFLKSSRGILGLNFKKQENLKSFAEVQKEENAYNSVNLGIKEIPLGKIVGSVEKYSYFDKNFVPKNNIVKQRWISIYTAYMAETMLPPVILYKIKDDYYVYDGNHRVSVAKFLNFASIEAEVEEFLPTKDTKDKVIYREHMFFEKETGIEGIILSEPIKYKYLREEIESYTNLLSKRRNKEFTLKEGAAKWYKEVFLPIKVLLEENNTAESQKNNINDVFMFLLDHKYYLSKNEGKNKGYLYSTIDFINLVKTNGNRNLHDICKIETQEAIDKYIKLAVLDEELIDPEFQQKKEKKELLKKEISEYISEALEKLPVRYSEYLSGTDNQEDIFTEYILEYMKILNKGKKLEILNTGSGQQELEDKTESTDFHAEKKISVLNYILEIFLPITEILMWINEENVFSPREYGNLQNEFFHLLRLKKILLSEGKSAKYENIMAENIKIAVDTKNMDMLYGVKKLLVKEKEKEFLKNLEDAEKFKKLLEKYGEIKRYETYTDFFIMLDNYGEKKFITSIEKDLEEFYSFDEIINEYKTQEVMHMERNTILKNSYEKNSQERYEYGFIDFFIMKNLGEI